In the Sulfurovum sp. UBA12169 genome, TATGTTCCTATGGTATAAGACGCCCCCAATTTAAAAGTAATCTCTTTATTGATAATCTTAAGAATATCCTGCTCTGAGATATGGATCTCTTTTTCCAGCCTTGTCGCTATTTTATAAAGTTCTTCGCCTTCATTGGTTAATTTAATGCCGTTTTTTTTGCGCTCTATTACCCTGACTCCCAAATATTTCTCTATAAATTTGATTTGTTGTGTCACTGCAGGCTGGGAAATGCCCAATTTGGCAGATGCTTTAGAAAAACTTCTCTCTCTTGCCACTGTTAAAAAAGTTTCAATCTTTACAAAATCTTTTAACATCATTTTTCCTTATTTTTATATTAAATTTAAAACTATTGAAATCATTATATCAAATTATACTGAAATAACTACATAACAAAACATTATTTTATATATTTATTTGTGGGCTTTAATAATTTTCACGATATAATTAAATATAATCAGAGGAGCAAAGTTAGCGTATGGAAAAGATTTTAAATGAACTCAATCCGTCACAGCGTGAAGCAGCAGAACACATAGATGGTGCAATGCTCATTCTTGCGGGTGCCGGCAGCGGAAAAACGAAGACACTCACCGCAAGACTTGCTTATTTGATCGGAGAGGTAGGTATTGATCCTGCCAACACGCTCACGCTTACTTTTACCAATAAAGCCGCAAGTGAAATGCGGGAGCGCGCATTGAAACTGGTAAAAAACAAAACATCTTATCCTCCATTGCTGTGCACATTTCATAAGTTTGGTTTACTTTTTTTAAAATTTCATATCGAAAAACTTGGAAGAAGCAATACTTTTGTTATTATTGACAGTGATGACAAGAAACGATTGCTCCGCTCTATTGCAAAAGAGTTAAAAATTGACCTCAATCTCTCTTTTGTTGCCTCTGAAATTTCAAAATACAAAAATTCTCTTTTGAATGCCCAAATTGTAACAGAAAAAGCAGAACTTCCGGACTACAAAAAAGTAGCTGCAATTTATGAGCGCTATCAGGCCAATATTGAAGAAAATAATCTTGTAGATTTTGATGATCTGCTGATGCTTACCTATAAAATACTTGACGAAAATGAAGACCTTCGCAAAGAGACCAGCTTGCGTTATCGCTATATTATGGTTGACGAGTATCAAGATACCAATGAATTACAATTTAGGCTTCTTGAGCATCTTGTGAGCGAACATGGAAACCTTTGTGTCGTAGGAGATGATGACCAAAGCATCTACGGATGGCGCGGAGCAAATATTCGCAATATTTTGGATTTTGCAAGCCACTTCAAGGAGACCAAAACGGTTAAGCTGGAAACCAATTATCGTTCTACCGAACCTATACTAAGGGCTGCAAATGCTCTTATAGAGCACAATTCAGCACGATTGGGCAAAAAACTTTTTAGCCATAAAGGAGAAGGAGTTGAAGTAAAACTGCTTCATTCACTGGACGAAGCCCATGAGGCCAAAGCAATCGCGCAAGAAATTCATACGCTCCTGGACAAAGGGGTCAATCCTGAAGAGATAGCTGTACTGTACCGGATCAATGCACTTTCCCGTTCCCTTGAAGAAGGTTTCAGCAAAGAGGGGCTTGGATTTAAACTCATAGGAGGTATGCGATTTTATGAGCGTGCTGAGATTAAGGATATTATCTCATGCTTTAGGGTATTGGCAAATCCTCATGATGATTTTTCACTCTTGCGTATTATCAATAAACCCAAAAGAGGTCTAGGCAAAGCCTCCATAGAAAAACTCCAAAAAGCCGCCCATGAAGAAAAACTTTCACTCTATGCTTTCATCCAAAAAAATCTTAAAACAAAACTTCCTGCCATTGTGAGCAAAAAGGTTGCAAATGCTTTGCGTGTGCTGCTGGAGGATATTCACGCCCTTCAAGAAGAAATAGCTGCCGCGCCGGGAAACTTTATTACTCTTTTCGAGGAGCGTATTAAACTTAAAGATCATTATGCGGGCATGATAGATGGGTTTGACCGTATTTTAAACATGGATGAATTCTACGGCTATTTTAGGGATTGTGTTGTAAAGAATCCTGATCTTACTCTCGATGAGTTTCTTAACGATATTACTTTACAAAGCGACCAAGATCAGCTGGAAGAAGATACTGTTGCCATCATGAGTATCCATGCGGCCAAGGGGCTTGAATTTGAGCATCTTTTTGTTATAGGTTTGGAGGAAGAGTTTTTTCCTTTGCTTGGCGAAGGATGCAACATGGAAGAAGAACGACGACTGGGATATGTAGCGATCACCAGAGCCAAATCCAATCTTACTCTGTGCTATGTGGATAGCCGTTTCTATAAAGGCCGTCGTAAAATGATAAATAAAAGCCGCTTCTTGGGTGAAGCAGGACTTATTCAAGATGCAAGCCTTAAGATTACCAAAGCTTCTGCTTTTAAAAAGGGAGATCTTGTAAAACACAAAATTTTTGGTATAGGGCGAGTACAGGCTGCCAACAAATCAGGAAAAGAATACAAGCTCCTTATTAATTTTGGCGGAAACAAAAAAGAGATACTAAGCTCTTTTGTACAAATTATTTAAGAACGCAGGATGAACAAAATTTGTCTAGTAACTCGCAGATGAATCGTCTTTTTGTTGTCAACAAGCCCATCTTTCGCAGCTCCAACAGCTACATGGGATATGTCAAACGCAAATATGGTACCAAAAAAGTCGGCTTTTCGGGCACACTGGATCCTTTTGCCACAGGATGCCTTATCGTAGCAACAGGCCAATACACTAAACTTTTTCAGTATCTCAACAAAACCCCTAAAAGCTACAAAGCAACTTTATGGCTAGGGACCAATTCTCCCAGTTTAGATATTGAAAAAGTCGATAGCATTCAAGAAATAGCCCCTTTTAAAAATGAACAAATTAATGAAGCACTAAACAGCCTCAAGGGTGAACTTACTTATTATCCGCCCGTATTTTGCGCAAAAAAAATAGAAGGGAAACGTGCCTATGAACTTGCGCGCGAAGGCAAAGAGGTGGAACTTAACACTATCACCTCCACTATTTATGATATTAAACTCATCAATTACAACCATCCATTTGTACATTTTGAGGCTACCGTAAGCGAAGGCACATATATACGCAGCCTCGGCGCACTTCTCGCAGACGAACTTGGTGTAGACGGCACACTCTCCTCTTTGCACCGTATCCATGAAGGGAAATTTGTATTTGACGGAGAAAAAGCGCTCAACCCCTTTGATTGCCTTATTCTTCCTTTAAATATCTATACGGGGGATGATTCGTACCTTGAATTAGGGAAAAAACTTCAAATAGAGTACTTTCAAACCAAGCAAGACGGAGAATACCTTGTTGAAACAAAAAACTTCTTTGCTGTTATTAAGATTGAAAATCAAGAGATAACCTACAAACTTAATCGCATAGAAAAATTTAAGAGCCCTCATGTATAGTATCAATGCCCATGCCAAAGTCAATATCTTTTTGAAGATCACCGGGCACAAGGATGGCTACCACACGCTGCTTTCACGCTTTATGCGTGTAGAAGACCTTTACGACACCATTACATTTGAGCCTTGTGAATGCGAAAGCTTTACACTAGAAGGCTGCAATGATATCCCTTTGGAATCCAATACCATTTATAAAGCCTATAAAGCGCTGAATGCCCATACCGGCGATCTTGACATCCTCAACTTTTTTTACCGGCATAAAGTCGTCGTTACCAAGCGTATTCCAAGCCAGGCAGGCCTGGGGGGAGGAAGCTCCGATGCGGCGGCGTTTATGCGGCTGGTTAAAAAAGTATGCAATCTGCTGATTTCCACGGAAGAATTGGCAAAAATCTCAACAACCATAGGTGCCGATCTTCCTTTTTTTATCTATAATTATCCCTCTGCCAATGTTTCCGGCTTCGGAGAAGTGGTCGAGCCTTTCACGGAAGAACCTTTAAAGCTGGAACTCTATACTCCGCATATTGGATGCAACACAGCCCTTGTTTATAAAACATTTAAAGAGCATTTTTTAACAAATGTGCGTCTAAGCAGCATTATAGGCTGGGATCAGCTCCCCTCCAGGGAAATTCTTGAAAAGATTCATGATCCTGCTATCTTAAATGACCTCTACGGGGCAGCTCTTATGGTATATCCGGAGCTCGCAAAAGCAGCAAAAAAGGAATGGTACTTCAGCGGAAGCGGAAGCACGTTTTTCAAAATTAAAAATTAAATCTATTTTGCTTTTACAGACGCGGCTTTTTTCAAGCCGGTCTATCAAGATATAAAAATCTTTATTTTTATTTTTGCATTTTTTTACTAAACACGCTGCTTGCTATCTATGTTATAATACTTCCAAAAAAGGTATATCTTTGGCTATTACTCTTATTGCACAAAACAAAAAAGCGAGGCATGATTATGAAATACTCGAAAAATTTGAAGCGGGTATTGTCTTAAAAGGAAGCGAAGTAAAAGCGCTACGCGCCAAACGAGCCAATCTTTCTGATGCTTTTTGTCGATTCATAAAGGGTGAGCTTTATCTTATGAATGCACACATTGCTCATCTTGAAACAACGCATAAGCATTTTAGTCCGGACACCAGAGAACCCAGAAAACTTCTGATGCGCAAAAAAGAACTTAATAAGCTCTATATGAAAGTGCATAAAGACGGACTTACCATCGTACCGTTAATGCTTTATTTTAATGAACGCAACCTTGCCAAAGTAAGCATAGCCATTGCAAAAGGGAAAAAACTTCACGACAAACGAGCTGACCTCAAAGCCAAAACACTCAATAGGGAAGCTGAGCAAGCGATAAAAAACAAAGGAGCTCTTTAGTATATTTTATTCTGAAAAAGGATTTTTTACACCGATACAGCATAAAGCCTTAAGCTGAAAAAGTTGGTAGAGTATTAATCAAAATAGAATTTTTAAATGTAGAAATTAGTAGAAAAAGACAAGAAAGAACCCGCATTTTTTAGCTGTAATGCGGGTAGACAAAAGAAAAAACTATTTTCTTCTTAGTTCTTTAATTCTTGCAGCTTTACCTTTAAGATCTCTAAGATAGAATAATTTTGCTCTTCTTACTCTACCTCTTCTTAGAACCTCAATACTTTCGATACTCTCAGTATAAAGCGGGAAAATTCTTTCAACACCAATAGAGTTGGCACCAATCTTTCTGACATTGAATGTTTTTCCTGTGCCTTGTCCTCTAACAGCGATGCAAAGCCCCTCATAATTTTGAACTCTTTCTTTATTGCCTTCTTTAATTCTAACGGCCACTCTCAATGTGTCACCAGCTCTAAAATCAGGAATATTTTTGTTTTCCAATTGCGCTTGTTCAAAGCTTTCAATATATTTATTTCTCATGTGATACCTTTTTTTTGTATAGGTCGGGTCGGAAATACTTTGTTTTACACAAAGCCAACTCTCTTTTTAAGTCCGTGATTTTACTATGATTACCCTTTAAAAATTCTGAAACTACTGCATTGTTTTCATAAATTTTAGGTTTTGTAAAAGAAGGGGCTTCCAGCAATGCTGCTTCAAAACTTTCTATCATGAGGGAATCACTGTTTCCAAGCACGCCTTCAACATTCCTGCTCACAGCATCACAGACTACCATGCTTGCCAATTCTCCGCCTGTTAGAATAAAATCCCCTATTGAAAAAAGCTCATCGGCATACGCTTCAATCACACGCTCATCTATTCCCTCATAGCGACCGCTCACGAAAACCAAATGTGATTTGTCGGCTAAACGCTTTGCATCATTTTGCTTAAATGGTTTAGCTACGGGGGTTAAGAATATTACATAGGCTTCAGGGAATTTTTTTTTAATGTGTCCAAGAGTGTCCATTAACGGTTGGGGTGTCATGAGCATACCCGCACCTCCTCCTATCATGGGAGCATCTACTCTTTTGTGTTTATCTTGGGAAAAAGCTCTCGGATCATAAAAGTCAATACTTATTTTTCCGGACGCTGCTGCACGGGATAAAATACTTTCGGAGAAATATCCTTCGATAAGAGCGGGAAAGAGTGTAACAAAACTAAAATGCAAAATAGTACCTTAGCTTGCTTCTAGAATATCTTTAGCATCCTGCGTCAATACCGTTTTTGTTTCTATATCCGTTTTTACTATATATCTTGAAATATAAGGAAGTAAAAACTCTTTTGCCATTCCTGCTTCTACTAAAGACTGATCCGTTTTTATCACAAGATAATCCAAATCCAGCATCCGCTGAATGTCATCAACTGTACCCAAAATTATCTCTTTTTCTTTCACTGTACAGCCTATAACATCAAACCAAAAATACTCATCTTTTTCAAGATGACAATATGCTTTGGTCTCCTCTTCGCTGGCGTAAAGTTTTACATTAGTAAGTTTTTTAGCGCTCTCCACGCTCTCATAGCCTGCAAAACGTATTGTTCCTCGGTTGGGATTGAGATCTGATATTGTGAGGTCTCCGCGGCTGCTTTTAAAGGTGTGTCCGACTTTAAATTGTTCCGGAAAGTCTGTATGAAGATGAAGCTTTAAATCACCGTAAAGCCCAACGGTTCTCCCCACTTGTGCGATGAAAAACGGTTCGATAGCCATATTTACTTTACAGATTTGACATTAACGCGGTAATTCTTACCGCCTTTTGCTTTACAGCCGGAGATGACTGTTTTAATAGCATTGATCATGCGCCCCTCTTTGCCGATCAATTTGCCAACATCTTCACTGTTGGCAAAGATTGTGATCTCATCAAAGCCCTCATCCACCGAAGTAATCTCGACAGAGATATCTTCAGGATTGTTTACCAAAAGCTTAGCATAAGCGGCTAGAAATGCGGTGACCATAAAATGATTATTTTCCAGCCAATCTTTTGACTGTTGGGCTCATTTGTGCACCGACACTTAACCAATAGTTCAATCTCTCTTGATCAAGAGTAAGATCCTTGTTAACGCTTATCGGATTATAATGTCCTATCGCCTCAATCCAGCCACTGTCTCTTCTTTTTCTGCTGTCTGTTACTACAATTCTGTAAAATGGCTTCTTTTTTCTACCCATTCTTGTCATTCTTATCATTGTCATATTTGTATCCTTTATATTCTCATTTTTCTTCAACTCTTGTAAGAGCAACTGTTACGTCAGCTTCCTGCAGAGGAAAACCGGCGCTAGCATGGCAGAAACAAACCTTGTTTATTTCTGCATCCCTATCAAATAGTACTGACAACTGCTTTTAATGACTAAAGCACTCATCAATACTCTTACCCAGCACTCTTGGGAACGGAATTATAGCATAAAATATATAAAATTTTTATTAAGTTCTGCCTCTTTTTTGATCCTCTCTGATTCTAGCGTCTCATTCCGGGAAATCCGCCGCCTTGCATTTGTTTCATCAAATCTTGCATTTGTTTCATTCCGCCCTTTCCGGAAAGTTTTTTTGCCATAATAGCTGCATTTTTAAACTGTTTTAGCACTCGGTTAACCTGCATCTGATCAAGTCCTGCACCCGCTGCGATACGTCTTTTTCTCATGTTGTTTAACAGATCCGGATCTTCTCTCTCTTTTAGCGTCATTGATGAAATCATTGCTTTGATGGTCTTAATCTCATCTGAATTTTCCAGATCCATATCGCCTATCTGCTTTGCTAAATTACCCATGCCGGGAATCATGCCCATAATAGATTTCATGCTGCCTAGCTTTTTCATCTGCTCCATTTGGGCTAAAAAATCATTAAAGTTAAATTGTCCTTTTTTAATTTTTTGCGAAAACTTTTTGGCTTCTTTTGGATCGATCGCTGCAGCAGCCTTTTCTGCAAGAGATTCGACATCTCCCGCGCCCATCAAACGGCTGACTATTCTTTCAGGAATAAACTGTTCAAGATCGGGCATTTTTTCGCCTGCACCTATAAATCGAAGAGGCACTCCCACCTGCTCTGTCAGTCCAAGAGCTATTCCTCCTTTGGAGTCCCCATCAAACTTACTTAAAACAACACCCGAAATGCCAATTTTCTCTTTAAAGGTTTGGGCTGTTCTAACCGCGTCCTGTCCGGTCATAGCATCGGCTACATAAAAAAGCTCATCAGGGTCGGCTATCTCTTTGACCTCTTTAAGCTCACTCATCAGCTCATCATCTATTGCCAAACGTCCTGCCGTATCTATAAGAACAACATCATAAAGTTCTTTTTTGGCTTTTTGAAGCCCTTCTTTAACGATCTGAACTGGCGTCATCGTCTCGTCGGCCACAAGATCCACGCCTATCTGCGATACAATCTGCCTAAGCTGTTCAACTGCTGCAAGCCTCTGAAGGTCTGCTGCAACCACAAGTACTTTTTTCTTTTTTTGCTCTTTAAGAAAATAGGCAAGTTTTCCGGTGGTTGTCGTTTTGCCGGATCCCTGTAAGCCTATCATGAGCACGACCGTAGGAGGATTAGATGCGAAAGTAAAACCTTTGGGAGCGCCTTGTATGGTAAGCAAACGGGTAAGCTCTGCTTGAAGTGCCTTTAAAAATTGTTCTTTACCGATGCCGTTTTTCTTTGTATCCAGCTCAACAGCAGCAATCAGTTCCTTGACTACCTTGTGATGCACATCGGCTTTTAGCAATGATTTTTTAAGTTCTGCTGTTGCTTTTTTTAACGCCTTGTCATCATCATGAAAACGAATTTTTCCAATGGCATTTTTAAAACTATCGGTTAATGTATCAAACATATCTTCCCTCTATTATAAATTATCAAAAAGCGGCCGATCCGCACCACTTTTGCATTGACTGGCATTAAAACAGAACATAGTATAAACCATCTCCAAAGAGTCTGTGCCCTCTAATGCCCGCTAAACAAGTGACGTGATTTTATCCAAGATTTACTTATATCGCGCGATACTTTTTGGTTCTGGGGCCTCAAACTCATAATCAAATATTTTTATCTTTGAAGAGTGCAACAGCATATGTTTGCTTTGGGTTCGGCTTCCATACTGCTCGTCTCCAACGATAGGATGTCCTACGCTGGCAAGATGAACACGTATTTGATGGGTTCTTCCTGTTGTGATTTCAATGCGTACTTTGCTTTTTTTTCCCTGGATCTCTTCGGGAGTAACTTTAGTATATGCCTTTTTGCCTCTAAGGTGATCGATTTTTGAAAAAGCTTTGCCTTTCTTGATCGTTAGTAGCGGGGCATCTATCTCCATCGCTTCATACAGTACCCCTTCAACCCATGCTATATACTGTTTTTGAACTCGTCTGGCCTTAAATTCTTTGATGGCATCTTCAATAAATGTTTTGTTTCTTCCAAGAAGCAAAACTCCGCTTGTGTCTCTGTCTAACCGATGCAAAAGTTCTGCACCTTCTATTGCATCTTGAATATCATAACTGTCTATTTGTGCGGGCTTATTCACCGCAACAATATTATCATCTTGATAAATAATTTCAATATCTGACGGATATTCTATCCGAAAATGCGTATCGTCGCTTATCTCTGCACGGGCTATTTTTACTTTTTTATCTCCTGCAAAAACCAAACCTCTGTCAATAAGTTCTTTTGCCTGATTATTTGAAATCTCTTCTTGTTTTGCCAATACTTTATATGCTTTGTCTGTAGCCATTTTTTTCTATCCAATCTTCAAATTCTTTTGTAAGCGGGAATTCCACTATTTTTACTTTACTGTTTTGCCCTGTTTTAAAAAGTATATCACTTTTTGACACTTTAAAACTTTTTGAGAGAAATCTTATTAACTCTTTGTTTGCCGCACCCTCTACCGCAGGTGCTTTGATGCGAATCTTAATGGCATCATTTCCATACATCTCGCAAAACTCATTTTTGCTTGCGGCAGGCTGCGCCTTGATAGATAAACCTACCTTGCCTTCCTTAATTTGATAAAACATTATTCAGGCTTTCCAAAATAGGTGTCAAATCTGTTTTGGATTTGATCTTTGTGGGTTTTAAATGCGTATGCTGAAGTACTTTTTTTGAAAGAGCTGAAGCTTCTACCACGGCAATCCCTTCTATAGCATCAAAAATATCTTTTTGATTGAAATAATATTTGCCTGAGATTATTTTGCAGCCAAACTGCGCTGCTTCGGCTGCATTGTGTCCGCCCAAAGGCTCAAATGCTCCTCCCAAAATAACGATGTCGCTAATTGCATATATATTCACCAGTTCGCCCAAGGTGTCTAAAACTATAATATCACTTTGCATCACTCTATTTTGCGAATATCTCTGACAGATAAATTGCTGTTCTTGCGCAAAGACTTCCGCCATTCTCGTCACTTTTTCAAAACGTTCCGGATGACGCGGCGCCAAAATAAGTACAGCATCCGGCTCTTCTTTTTTTAATGCCAAATAAGCCTCAAAGACCAAGATCTCTTCACCTTCGTGGATGCTCGCTGCACACACAACCATCGATGAAGGTTTCTTGAGCCATGCCGTAGGCAAAGGAAGCTTAGCAAGCTTAATATTGCCCGTAACTTTAATATTTTTTGCGCCCAATAATTCCAAACGTTCTTTATCTGTTTGACTCTGTGCATAGATTTCATCGATCTGCTTAAAGATGTGCCTGTAAAACCAAGCCATTTTCAAATATTTTGGAAAAGAGCGTTCACTCATACGCGCATTGATCAGCAAGGTTTTGGCACCTCTTTTTTTTGCAAGAGCAAAAAGCAGATACCAAAATTCTGCCTCCATAACAACTAACGCTTTTTGGGGTTTAGCCCACCAAAAAAGCAAAGGCTCAAAAGGCAGATACCTGCTTTGAGATGTATAGCTGCTTACTGCTTCGAACCCTGTGTGCGTAGTTGCAGTCATACGCAACATCTCATTGGGAAACATTTCAACAATCGGCGCAATGGCTTTGGCTTCACCAAAACTGCAAACGTGAAACCAGATTCCTGCTTTTTTTAAAGGTCTATTGTTCCACAAAAAAAATCTTGCAGGAATAGCATCTTTGTACTTTGCCTTAAGAGAAAACAATGCCAAAAAAGGCAATGCCATACTATAAAAAATACCAACCGTCACGCTATAGAGAAGAAGAAAAAGTCTCTCCATAACCGATCATTTAGGCTTTTTCTGTCTCGCGCTCGATATAGAGAATCCGTCCGCAATGGGGGCAGTTAACAATCTCGTCACCCCTGATCACCTCAGAGTAAGTTTTATCGTTAAGTTTCATATGGCACCCGTAACATGCCTGTTTTTTAACAGGAACAACTGCTGTGTTTCCTGCCCAGATACGAATCTTTTCATAAAATGAAAGCACTTTTTGTTCAATATTTCTAATCAATATTTCTCTTTTTTCAAAAAGTTCTGCTTTGCTTTGTTCTATTTCGGACTTCTCCACACTTACCATTTCAGCAACAGCCTGAAACTCATGTGCAAGTTGTTTTACCTTCTCGTTTACTTCGTCAAGAAGTATTTTTTTGGTTTCATTAATCTTTTGGAGTCTTTCGATCTCCTCATTGGCAAACGTCATCTTTTCTTTAGCAATATCCTCTTCTAAAGAAAGTGCTTTCATCTCTTTTTCTGTAGAAATCTCTTTGGCTTTCTTACTATTTAAAACAAGTTGGTTATTGAGCAGTTTAAGCTGTTCTTCAAACGTTCTTATTTTTTCTTCATTGTTTGCAATAGCCTTTATGAGTGCATCCGCTTCACTTTGTACTGTATCGATTTTTATTTTTGCTTTGGCGATTTTTTTATCTGCAGCCTCAAGTTCGGGTCTATAACTATCGATTGTTCTATCATTCTTTGCAAGCTCAATGAGCTCTCTTAAACGTTTATTCACTCTTGGTCCTTTTGGAGTTTAGGGGATTTAGCCATATCTTTATATTGATTCAATATGAAATGGATTTTTAGAATGCGAAATTATAACCAAAAGAGGTAAATTTTTCAACTCTTGGGCTAAAATCTCCGCAAAAAACTGTTCGCTTTCGTAATGCCCTATATCCACCATCATCAAATTTTCGCTTAGTGCTTTCATGGCATCATGATACTTAATATCTCCGGTAAGAAAACAATCTGCCTCAACTGTATCCATCAAAGAAGCCCCCGCTCCGGTCGTAAGTGCAACAGAATTAATAATCTCTTTTTTACCCACCACTTTAAGCGCAGGTAAAGATAATTTCTTTTTGAGAAGCGCCAAAAGCGTCTGGTAACTCCATTCTCCTTTTGCAATACAAACAAATGGATTTTGCTCCATAACACTGAAGCCCAAAATTTTTTCAAAAACGTATCTATTGAGATGCGTTTGATCAAAATTAGTATGCATTGCTATGAGCGATTGTTTTTTAAGAATCAGTTTTTCAAGCAGATTTGCAGGGTATCTGGCAAAATCAAGTTGAGACAGTTTAGCAAATATTAGAGGATGATGCACTATAAAAAGTACTTCTTTGGGTGCTTGCTCTATCATCGATTCGTCCAAATCTAATGCAACTACGATTTGAGATATTTCACGAACCGCACTCCCCACAATCAATCCTGAATTGTCCCACTTTTCTTGAAGGTCAAAAGGACTTATTTTGTTGAGAAAATCATATATTTCCTGTAATTTCATACCTATCTCACTTTATCAAAAAAGTGCTGCATATTATCGCATATCACAATTATTGATTTTTAATTTGCTAACTTTTTACTCTTTTACCGCGCTCTTCTTCTTGCGCCTTATACAGCTGGGCACATCCGATGGCAAGCTCTCGTACTTTTAAAATATAATTTTGTCGCTGTGCTTGAGAGATGGCTTTTCTGGCATCAAGTATATTAAATGCATGTGAGGCCATCATGCATTGATCATAAGCCGCAAGCGGCAATCCCTTTTCAAGACAGAGTCTGCACTCTGCACTTGCATCTTCGAAATGTGCTAAAAGTTTTTCTACTGTTGCTACTTCAAAATGATATTTTGAAAATTCATATTCACTCTCTTTATGTACATCTGCATAGGTAGTAACCTGATCTTTGTTTTGGTTCCATACGATATCAAAGACCGATTCAACCCCCTGGAGATACATCGCCAAACGTTCTGTTCCGTAAGTGATCTCTACGGCCACAGGATCACAAGAGATACCTCCTACTTGCTGAAAATAGGTAAACTGGGTTACTTCCATTCCATCAAGCCATACTTCCCATCCAAGCCCCCATGCGCCAAGGGTTGGAGATTCCCAGTTGTCTTCAACAAAACGAATATCATGCTGAGTAAGATCAAGCCCCAGATATTCTAATGATTTTAAATAAAGCTCCTGAATATTGTCCGGACTCGGTTTGATTAAAACTTGAAACTGATAATAGGCGCCTAATCTGTTTGGATTCTCTCCATAACGACCATCTGTGGGTCTTCTGCTCGGTGCGACATAAGCTGTACTCCAAGGCTTATTATCTAAACTGCGCAGAAGTGTTGCGGGATGAAAAGTTCCCGCCCCGGCAGGAATGTCGTAAGGCTGAACGATATTGCATCCTTGTTGTGCCCAAAATTGTTGCAATTTGAGAAGTAGTTCGCTAAAGGTAATTGCATCTTTGTTCATCTATATTCCTAATCTCTTTTAAAATCTTAAAGTTTTACTTCTATCTCGACAGAGTCAAGTTCTACTTTTTTTGCTTTGCTAATTCTATCTTCTTGCAGCTTTACACGAAGTTCATCATCATTGAGCGCCATGATCTGAATAGCAAGATAAGCCGCGTTGACCGCACCTGCCTTACCGATAGCCACGGTTCCCACAGGCATGCCTCCTGGCATCATCACTGTACTGAGCAACGCATCTTCCCCCCTAAGCTCACCGCTTGCCATAGGAACGCCAAGCACCGG is a window encoding:
- a CDS encoding signal recognition particle protein; translated protein: MFDTLTDSFKNAIGKIRFHDDDKALKKATAELKKSLLKADVHHKVVKELIAAVELDTKKNGIGKEQFLKALQAELTRLLTIQGAPKGFTFASNPPTVVLMIGLQGSGKTTTTGKLAYFLKEQKKKKVLVVAADLQRLAAVEQLRQIVSQIGVDLVADETMTPVQIVKEGLQKAKKELYDVVLIDTAGRLAIDDELMSELKEVKEIADPDELFYVADAMTGQDAVRTAQTFKEKIGISGVVLSKFDGDSKGGIALGLTEQVGVPLRFIGAGEKMPDLEQFIPERIVSRLMGAGDVESLAEKAAAAIDPKEAKKFSQKIKKGQFNFNDFLAQMEQMKKLGSMKSIMGMIPGMGNLAKQIGDMDLENSDEIKTIKAMISSMTLKEREDPDLLNNMRKRRIAAGAGLDQMQVNRVLKQFKNAAIMAKKLSGKGGMKQMQDLMKQMQGGGFPGMRR
- a CDS encoding Nif3-like dinuclear metal center hexameric protein translates to MKLQEIYDFLNKISPFDLQEKWDNSGLIVGSAVREISQIVVALDLDESMIEQAPKEVLFIVHHPLIFAKLSQLDFARYPANLLEKLILKKQSLIAMHTNFDQTHLNRYVFEKILGFSVMEQNPFVCIAKGEWSYQTLLALLKKKLSLPALKVVGKKEIINSVALTTGAGASLMDTVEADCFLTGDIKYHDAMKALSENLMMVDIGHYESEQFFAEILAQELKNLPLLVIISHSKNPFHIESI
- a CDS encoding RNA pseudouridine synthase gives rise to the protein MATDKAYKVLAKQEEISNNQAKELIDRGLVFAGDKKVKIARAEISDDTHFRIEYPSDIEIIYQDDNIVAVNKPAQIDSYDIQDAIEGAELLHRLDRDTSGVLLLGRNKTFIEDAIKEFKARRVQKQYIAWVEGVLYEAMEIDAPLLTIKKGKAFSKIDHLRGKKAYTKVTPEEIQGKKSKVRIEITTGRTHQIRVHLASVGHPIVGDEQYGSRTQSKHMLLHSSKIKIFDYEFEAPEPKSIARYK
- a CDS encoding 30S ribosomal protein S16, whose product is MTMIRMTRMGRKKKPFYRIVVTDSRKRRDSGWIEAIGHYNPISVNKDLTLDQERLNYWLSVGAQMSPTVKRLAGK
- a CDS encoding 3-deoxy-D-manno-octulosonic acid transferase, with amino-acid sequence MERLFLLLYSVTVGIFYSMALPFLALFSLKAKYKDAIPARFFLWNNRPLKKAGIWFHVCSFGEAKAIAPIVEMFPNEMLRMTATTHTGFEAVSSYTSQSRYLPFEPLLFWWAKPQKALVVMEAEFWYLLFALAKKRGAKTLLINARMSERSFPKYLKMAWFYRHIFKQIDEIYAQSQTDKERLELLGAKNIKVTGNIKLAKLPLPTAWLKKPSSMVVCAASIHEGEEILVFEAYLALKKEEPDAVLILAPRHPERFEKVTRMAEVFAQEQQFICQRYSQNRVMQSDIIVLDTLGELVNIYAISDIVILGGAFEPLGGHNAAEAAQFGCKIISGKYYFNQKDIFDAIEGIAVVEASALSKKVLQHTHLKPTKIKSKTDLTPILESLNNVLSN
- the glyQ gene encoding glycine--tRNA ligase subunit alpha, with amino-acid sequence MNKDAITFSELLLKLQQFWAQQGCNIVQPYDIPAGAGTFHPATLLRSLDNKPWSTAYVAPSRRPTDGRYGENPNRLGAYYQFQVLIKPSPDNIQELYLKSLEYLGLDLTQHDIRFVEDNWESPTLGAWGLGWEVWLDGMEVTQFTYFQQVGGISCDPVAVEITYGTERLAMYLQGVESVFDIVWNQNKDQVTTYADVHKESEYEFSKYHFEVATVEKLLAHFEDASAECRLCLEKGLPLAAYDQCMMASHAFNILDARKAISQAQRQNYILKVRELAIGCAQLYKAQEEERGKRVKS
- a CDS encoding YggU family protein, which encodes MFYQIKEGKVGLSIKAQPAASKNEFCEMYGNDAIKIRIKAPAVEGAANKELIRFLSKSFKVSKSDILFKTGQNSKVKIVEFPLTKEFEDWIEKNGYRQSI